One window of Paroedura picta isolate Pp20150507F chromosome 2, Ppicta_v3.0, whole genome shotgun sequence genomic DNA carries:
- the LOC143828891 gene encoding olfactory receptor-like protein OLF3, translating into MERGNQTWDFEFVLLGLSSQPGIQKGLFVLFLLMYLVTLAGNILIMLVIRKDPHLHTPMYYFLSHLSFLDMCYTTTIIPQMLTNFLAQHKTITFVGCMAQMYISLSLGGIEFILLAVMAYDRYMAICHPLRYNVVMSQRFCVQMAIGCWLSGFLNGLLQTVFTLNLPFCGMRIINHFGCEVLAVQQLACSSTIIGDAVMLAAGVLILLTPFFLVLVSYVYILSTILQIRSAEGRQKAFSTCTAHLTVVTLCYGTAIFAYLRPRSYYSPRQGKTVSLFYCVITPMLNPMIYSLRNQEVKGALIKVIGERG; encoded by the coding sequence ATGGAAAGAGGAAATCAGACATGGGACTTTGAATTTGTGCTTTTGGGCTTATCCAGTCAGCCTGGAATTCAGAAAggcctttttgttctttttcttctgatgtATCTGGTTACACTGGCAGGGAACATTCTCATCATGCTCGTGATAAGAAAAGACCCACATCTGCACACCCCTATGTATTATTTTTTGAGTCATTTATCCTTCCTGGATATGTGCTACACAACCACAATCATCCCTCAGATGCTAACCAACTTCCTGGCACAGCACAAAACCATCACCTTTGTAGGTTGCATGGCACAAATGTATATTTCATTGTCCCTGGGAGGCATTGAATTCATCCTGTTGGCTGTCATGGCATATGACCGATACATGGCCATCTGCCACCCTTTGCGCTACAATGTAGTTATGAGTCAGCGGTTCTGTGTGCAAATGGCAATAGGATGTTGGCTCAGTGGGTTTCTGAATGGTCTGCTGCAGACTGTGTTCACTTTGAACCTGCCATTCTGTGGAATGAGGATCATCAACCATTTTGGTTGTGAAGTGTTAGCTGTACAGCAGCTAGCCTGTTCGAGTACCATCATTGGGGATGCTGTGATGCTGGCTGCTGGTGTCCTCATACTGCTCACACCTTTTTTTCTTGTGCTGGTGTCCTATGTGTACATCCTCTCTACCATCCTTCAGATCCGTTCAGCAGAGGGAAGGCAAAAAGCCTTTTCTACTTGCACAGCACACCTAACAGTAGTGACCTTATGCTATGGAACAGCCATATTTGCCTACTTGCGGCCCAGATCCTATTACTCACCCAGGCAGGGAAAGACTGTATCACTGTTCTATTGCGTTATCACTCCCATGTTGAATCCCATGATCTACAGCTTAAGGAACCAAGAGGTAAAAGGGGCCCTCATAAAAGTTATTGGGGAAAGGGGCTAG
- the LOC143828698 gene encoding olfactory receptor 5B12-like, translating into MGFATSKEQQLPLFMVFLMIYLITLVGNLGMIALIRMNSRLHIPMYFFLCNLSIIDICYSSTVIPRMLINFLAAGKPISFNACFAQLYFFVAWVCSECFLLATMAYDRYIAICSPLLYSSIMSQGVCIPLVAGSCLIGFTNAMITVCFLSRLPYCGSNIIRHFFCDTPPLLALASNSYITETIISFLAGLTTVGSLLIILLSYVFILSAILKIRSAQGRHKAFSTCSSHLTAVTVFYGTLIFTYLRPNTSYSLGQDQVASVFYTAVVPMMNPLIYSLRNKEVKEAFKQSINIKLFS; encoded by the coding sequence ATGGGATTTGCCACAAgcaaagagcagcagcttcccctTTTCATGGTGTTCCTTATGATCTACCTTATCACCCTCGTGGGGAATCTGGGGATGATTGCATTAATTAGAATGAACTCCCGGCTTCACATCCCCATGTATTTCTTTCTCTGCAACTTGTCTATCATCGACATCTGTTATTCATCCACTGTCATCCCAAGGATGCTGATTAACTTTCTAGCAGCTGGCAAGCCCATTTCCTTCAACGCGTGCTTTGCTCAGCTTTACTTCTTTGTTGCCTGGGTGTGCTCTGAATGTTTCCTGCTGGCCACAATGGCATATGACCGTTACATAGCTATCTGTAGCCCATTGCTCTATTCATCAATTATGTCACAAGGAGTCTGTATCCCTTTGGTTGCTGGTTCGTGTCTCATTGGCTTCACAAATGCCATGATAACAGTATGCTTTTTGAGCAGGTTGCCATATTGTGGCTCCAACATCATCAGGCATTTCTTCTGTGATACTCCTCCACTGTTAGCACTGGCTTCTAATAGCTACATTACTGAAACAATCATTTCTTTTCTAGCTGGTCTCACCACTGTTGGATCCCTATTAATCATCCTCCTTTCTTATGTCTTCATTCTGTCCGCAATTCTGAAGATCCGTTCTGCTCAAGGCAGGCACAAGGCTTTCTCCACTTGCTCCTCTCACCTTACAGCTGTCACTGTCTTCTATGGGACTCTGATATTTACATATCTACGTCCTAATACAAGCTACTCATTGGGTCAGGACCAGGTGGCTTCTGTGTTCtacacagcagtggtccccatgaTGAACCCACTGATCTACAGCTTGAGGAACAAAGAAGTGAAGGAGGCCTTCAAGCAATCAATAAACATAAAATTGTTTTCATAA